From a region of the Calonectris borealis chromosome 2, bCalBor7.hap1.2, whole genome shotgun sequence genome:
- the EN2 gene encoding homeobox protein engrailed-2: MEEGGRSPREEAAEPQESGGDAEPGGGGRRGLLLPPGDPPHPHPHPHRITNFFIDNILRPEFGRRKEAGGPGGEPRRPGAESRRSPAAAPAPGAPLPGGGAGSPGRGEGGPAGLALHGAAKKGGDPAALEAALKARGLSGGDLSVSSDSDSSQASSNAGNQPMLWPAWVYCTRYSDRPSSGPRSRKPKKKNPNKEDKRPRTAFTAEQLQRLKAEFQTNRYLTEQRRQSLAQELGLNESQIKIWFQNKRAKIKKATGSKNSLAVHLMAQGLYNHSTTAKDGKSDSE; this comes from the exons ATGGAGGAGGGCGGCCGGAGCCCCCGGGAGGAGGCGGCCGAGCCGCAGGAGTCCGGCGGCGAcgcggagcccggcggcggcgggcggcgggggctgctgcttccccccggtgaccccccgcacccccacccgCACCCGCACCGCATCACCAACTTCTTCATCGACAACATCCTGCGGCCCGAGTTCGGGCGGAGGAAGgaggcgggcggccccggcggagAGCCCCGGCGGCCCGGCGCGGAgagccgccgcagccccgccgcggcgccggcccCCGGGGCTCCGCTACCCGGTGGCGGGGCGGGctcgccgggccggggggagggcggccccgccgggctggCCCTGCACGGCGCCGCCAAGAAGGGGGGGGACCCCGCGGCGCTGGAGGCGGCCCTGAAAGCGCGGGGGCTGAGCGGCGGCGACCTGTCGGTGAGCTCGGACTCGGATAGCTCCCAGGCCAGCTCCAACGCCGGGAACCAGCCCATGCTCTGGCCCGCCTGGGTTTACTGCACGCGATACTCGGACCGGCCCTCCTCAG GTCCCCGCTCCCGCAAACCAAAGAAGAAGAACCCCAACAAGGAGGACAAGCGGCCGCGCACCGCCTTCACCGCCGAGCAGCTGCAGAGACTCAAGGCCGAGTTCCAGACGAACCGGTACCTGACGGAGCAGCGGCGGCAAAGCCTGGCCCAAGAGCTCGGGCTTAACGAGTCCCAGATTAAAATCTGGTTCCAGAATAAACGAGCCAAGATCAAGAAGGCAACGGGCAGCAAGAACTCCCTGGCAGTGCACCTCATGGCCCAGGGGCTCTACAACCACTCCACCACGGCGAAAGACGGCAAGTCGGACAGTGAATAG